A stretch of DNA from Anopheles nili chromosome 2, idAnoNiliSN_F5_01, whole genome shotgun sequence:
TTAGACGAGTACAGAGACCGGGAACGCTGCCGGTTCGCGAGAGCACTgcatttcgaaaaaaaaaacaagcccacgTCGCTTAGCAAACGCCTACACTGCCTTTCTTAGTCGCCTTTGAGACGCCGTTACTCTTATAAGGCACCGTTGCCAGGGAAACCGAGGATATCCCAGCTGTTGGTGGGAAGGGATTCGCGCACCGAACCGATTCGATTGATATAGCGAACGGAGCGAAAGTCTATATTGGGTAGAATTCGGACGGGCAAGCTCGATTATCTCTTCTGTTTTGATGatcttccattttcccgcggcATCGAGAGCTTTGTTAAGAAGCGGGGTTTGCAAAACAATCGTTTCCTATTGTACTCACCCGAGTGcacaacgcacacaaacacacgaatcGATGGTTAGGGATTAGAGTTAGGACggcgaaaagccacccaaaacgCTTTCCCGCCGCAGAAGCAAATAACGAAATTATACCAGTGGTacatttgcacattttttacTCTACACGCTTTACTTCTTTATTGCACCTCTTGTTTCATCCTTGAACTTAGCGTACGTACACAAGAGTAAACTAAGAGAatgtgtctttttttcccccgtttccCGAAACGTTCTCAAACTGTGTCTACTACTCGTTTTCTTTACGTTACTCTTACACGTTCTTGTTGATCGTTAAGTTACAACCCGCACAATCGATTCCGATCGATAAGACAGTAAATAAACGTGTAAATAAGATTAGAAAAtcaatggaaaagaaatggcTTGTACTTGTTCAATTCTATCATCGCCAACATTAAACCCCGCGTCCACTTGTAGATCGCTGGCGGCCTTCAAAAGCTGCTGATAGCCACTAGGTGCATCTTCCGGTTGCTTTAGGATTTAACCGACTATCTTGCTGTCCCAGTTTCAAGTGCCGAGTTTCAGTTGCTTCGACAGCGCATTTAGGAAGAGATTCAAACCTCCCGAACGGACTACTCCCAACATTCAGTAGCTATTCACATCGCACCGTGAACGAACCTTGCCAGGAAGCCAGGATGTGGTGCATACGCTCGATCAACCTACTGCTGGTCGCTGTAACGTTGCTCATTCCAACGACGTACGGTTTGCAGTGCTACAGCTGCAGCACCGACGGTAGTGATCTAAATTGCGATGACATCAGCGTGTTGGAGACCATCACTTGTCAGGCGTTCAGCACTAACCATCCGGTACAACCTGTCTGCGGGTACAAACGACTCGTAGAAAGCTCCAACACGTCCTCGGAGCGAATCTGGCGTGGTTGTGCCATCGGAGGAGAGTGCGCTCTGCTATCCCGACAGGGCAACGAGGCGTTTAATTCACTGTACCAAATGGCCGCTTGCGAGGAATGCAACGAGAATGATTGCAACGGCCAGCGTAGTACCGGGCTGAGGGCATCCATCGATGGGGTAACGTGGTGGTGTACAGTTGGGTTAGTTGTGGCATTACTGTCGAAAACAGGATAATCACTTCAGGGTAAATAAATCAGAATACTGTGAGCAATCGAGTTAGATATGATCCGATCCTAAGTCGGAGAGCAGTGGTGCTGGACAGGATGCTAGTGGTGTCGTTGATACCAACGCTGATGAGGTGATTTCCAACTCGCTCAGTGACAGATTGCATACTTGGGCCAGCTTTTCTTCCAGCAGATCGCAAGATTTCGTCAGCAACGGTTCCCACTTGGCGGGCGGCAGATGGAACTCCTGCTGTGGAGGAAGCTTATGGAGTGTGATGTCCGGTCCCAGTAGTAGGGAAACATGATCAAACATGTCGACAAGGGCGGAAGCTTCGGTGAGCAACTTCGAAACAGCTCGATGCTGCCGATCGCTCCAGGTCACAGTCTTCTGGTTGGGTCCACGAGGCCTTCTCGGGGGAACGGGCGATAGGCGCATGTTGGCCACTCGAGAACCAATGACTAGGTCCTTAAACTCGGCCCAAGGACGGTCTCCTTCGCCGATCGGACGACGCGGCAGTTCACGCGGCACGTAGCTTTCCGATTCCTCGTCGGAGAAGTCTAAATTGTGCCACGCGGCAAACGTGGGTGTTTCGAGTAAGTTCGCTGTCCGATGGGGTGACGGATCACCTT
This window harbors:
- the LOC128731331 gene encoding uncharacterized protein LOC128731331; the protein is MWCIRSINLLLVAVTLLIPTTYGLQCYSCSTDGSDLNCDDISVLETITCQAFSTNHPVQPVCGYKRLVESSNTSSERIWRGCAIGGECALLSRQGNEAFNSLYQMAACEECNENDCNGQRSTGLRASIDGVTWWCTVGLVVALLSKTG